A window of Clostridium taeniosporum genomic DNA:
CAAATTCAATAAACTTGTCTATAATAGAAAATTACACTTTATAAGTATATTTATTATTTATCTAAATTATCTATAAATAATCTAATTCTATTTATCAAATTTTTAATTCCCCTATTCTTATTTTGAAACAGTTACTAATCTTTTCAATTAGCAACGTTCCTAACCTGTATTATTCTCTAATTTCTAAATTCTCTATAAATGATTTTATTGCTTCTTCCCAATCTCTCATTTCATCACCAACAGTATTTCTAAGCATCATATTGTCAAGTGATGAATATTCTGGTCTTTTTGCTGGAGTCTTATATTCTTCTGATGTACAAGGTTTAACTTCACATTTTTCACCAGATAATTCAATTATCATCTTAGCAAAATCATACCAAGTACACTCATTATTTCCCGTGCAATGATATATCCCATACTCTTGTGTTTCTATAAGTTTTAATATATGATAAGCTAAATCATTTGCATGAGTTGGATTTCCTTTTTGATCATTTACTACATTTATAGTATCTTTTTCTTTACCAAGCTTTCTCATAGTATAAACAAAATTATGACCTACATATCCATAAAGCCATGCTGTTCTTACAATAAAATATTCAGTGCAAAATTCTCTTACATAGTTTTCTCCTAAAAGTTTAGTCTTTCCGTAAACGCTATAAGGTGCTGTTAAATCATATTCAGTTAAAGGCTTTTCCCCAATTCCACTAAACACATAATCAGTTGACACTTGAACTAATTTAGCTCTTATTTTCTCACAAGCTATAGCTAAATTTCTAGGGCCAAGAGAATTAACTTTAAATGCAAAATCTTTATTACTTTCACATCCATCAACATTAGTAACTGCAGCACAATTGATTACCACATCTGGATTTAAAGTAATTATCTTTCTATTAACCTCATTTAAATTAGTTATATCTAATTCATCAATATCAAAAGCTATAACTTCTGCTTCTTTTAAATTTTTAGATATTTCCCCTATCTCAGCATAT
This region includes:
- the rfbD gene encoding dTDP-4-dehydrorhamnose reductase; this translates as MKILITGCNGQLGRELQDILKKGYAEIGEISKNLKEAEVIAFDIDELDITNLNEVNRKIITLNPDVVINCAAVTNVDGCESNKDFAFKVNSLGPRNLAIACEKIRAKLVQVSTDYVFSGIGEKPLTEYDLTAPYSVYGKTKLLGENYVREFCTEYFIVRTAWLYGYVGHNFVYTMRKLGKEKDTINVVNDQKGNPTHANDLAYHILKLIETQEYGIYHCTGNNECTWYDFAKMIIELSGEKCEVKPCTSEEYKTPAKRPEYSSLDNMMLRNTVGDEMRDWEEAIKSFIENLEIRE